In Streptococcus sp. SN-1, a single genomic region encodes these proteins:
- the galT gene encoding UDP-glucose--hexose-1-phosphate uridylyltransferase, which produces MKTIIDNFVDRVIEYGMYNEIDKIYVKNRVLALIGEEGTDRISDENDLKQIKDYLVEIALKNGKIKDLIEEKECLGAELMNFIVPLPSRLNDIFWSSYDISPQEAVEEFYKLSKDSDYIKTSAIAKNIEFRASTKYGELEITINLSKPEKDPKTIAAEKLVKATNYPKCLLCMENEGYQGRINYPARSNHRIIRLKLGDEVWGFQYSPYSYFNEHAIFLNSQHVPMAITSKTFEQLLEIVDILPGYFAGSNSDLPISGGSILSHNHYQGGKYIFPMEKAKFESEFRFKDFEDVNAGIVKWPMSVIRLQSENKNRLLDLATKILNKWREYSDLEVDIIAMTADVPHHTVTPIARKVDGRYELDIVLRDNHTTEQYPDGVFHPHQDVQHIKKENIGLIEVMGLAILPPRLKTELEEVEKYLLGKDNAIADYHLEWAVQLKEKYPGLKEEEVHSVVQHEVGQVFARVLEDAGVYKNTQTGQEAFMRFVKSVGIN; this is translated from the coding sequence ATGAAAACAATTATTGATAATTTTGTTGATAGAGTAATTGAATACGGAATGTATAATGAAATTGACAAAATATATGTGAAAAATAGAGTACTAGCGTTAATAGGTGAGGAGGGAACTGATCGCATTTCCGATGAAAATGACCTGAAACAAATAAAAGATTACTTAGTGGAAATCGCCTTAAAAAACGGTAAAATTAAAGATTTAATCGAGGAAAAGGAATGTTTAGGAGCAGAGTTAATGAATTTCATAGTTCCTTTACCTAGTCGATTAAATGATATTTTTTGGAGTTCATATGATATATCACCTCAAGAAGCAGTTGAAGAGTTTTATAAGTTAAGTAAAGATAGTGATTATATTAAAACTTCTGCTATTGCTAAGAATATTGAGTTTAGAGCATCAACTAAATACGGAGAGCTAGAGATTACGATAAATTTGTCAAAACCCGAAAAAGATCCAAAAACAATTGCTGCTGAAAAATTAGTAAAAGCAACTAATTATCCTAAATGTTTACTATGTATGGAAAATGAAGGATATCAAGGTCGAATAAATTATCCAGCACGTTCGAATCATAGAATTATTCGGTTGAAACTTGGTGACGAAGTATGGGGATTCCAGTATTCTCCCTACTCATATTTTAATGAGCATGCGATATTTTTGAATAGTCAACATGTACCAATGGCTATTACCTCTAAAACATTTGAACAATTATTGGAGATTGTTGATATTTTGCCAGGATATTTTGCTGGTTCAAATTCTGATCTTCCTATCTCAGGAGGCTCCATTCTTAGTCATAACCACTACCAGGGAGGGAAATATATTTTCCCAATGGAAAAAGCAAAATTTGAGAGTGAATTTCGTTTTAAAGACTTTGAGGATGTTAATGCTGGTATTGTAAAATGGCCAATGTCAGTAATTAGGTTACAAAGTGAAAATAAAAATCGCTTGTTAGATTTAGCTACTAAAATTCTAAATAAGTGGAGAGAATATTCAGATTTAGAAGTAGACATCATTGCAATGACTGCAGATGTCCCACACCATACGGTGACTCCTATTGCTCGTAAAGTGGACGGAAGATATGAATTAGATATTGTTCTAAGAGATAATCATACTACTGAACAATACCCAGATGGTGTTTTCCATCCTCATCAAGATGTACAACATATTAAAAAGGAAAATATTGGGTTAATCGAAGTGATGGGACTTGCGATTTTACCACCTCGTTTGAAAACAGAGTTAGAAGAAGTTGAGAAATATCTTTTAGGAAAAGATAACGCAATTGCTGATTATCATTTAGAATGGGCCGTTCAATTGAAAGAAAAATATCCTGGACTTAAAGAGGAAGAGGTTCATAGCGTAGTTCAACATGAAGTAGGGCAAGTATTTGCGAGAGTTCTCGAAGATGCAGGTGTTTATAAGAATACTCAAACCGGACAAGAAGCATTTATGAGATTTGTTAAATCGGTTGGAATTAATTAG
- a CDS encoding phosphate uptake regulator PhoU has product MLRLYLENEIIELSNNLETIWVSVLDKYEKLFEYLSNEERIELIKEDLIINESVLNVDKKGYELICLQHPVSYDLRRIISVIKISTDIERIGDRIVEILKNLQIIQNNEILKKIISEIKILHEVIGLHMNRAISCYREEQSGCLDMVVIQKQNEIEELSINIEKKIMNYIFEDDGNVSEVIGALDIIHHLDKIAHTTQSIYKWIMYRKYGNIN; this is encoded by the coding sequence ATGTTAAGGTTATATTTAGAAAATGAAATTATAGAATTATCAAATAATTTAGAGACCATTTGGGTATCTGTGCTTGATAAATATGAGAAGTTATTTGAATATTTATCAAATGAAGAACGAATAGAATTGATTAAAGAAGATTTAATCATAAATGAGTCAGTTCTAAATGTTGATAAAAAAGGATATGAGTTAATTTGTTTACAACATCCCGTTTCATATGACTTAAGAAGAATTATTAGTGTAATAAAAATATCAACTGACATTGAACGTATTGGGGATAGAATTGTTGAAATTTTAAAAAATCTACAGATTATTCAAAACAATGAAATTTTGAAGAAAATTATTTCAGAAATAAAAATACTTCATGAAGTTATCGGACTGCATATGAATAGGGCTATATCTTGTTATAGAGAGGAACAATCTGGATGTTTAGATATGGTTGTTATACAAAAACAGAATGAGATAGAAGAGCTTAGTATAAATATTGAAAAGAAAATCATGAATTACATATTTGAAGATGATGGGAACGTTTCTGAAGTAATTGGTGCTTTGGATATTATTCATCACCTTGATAAAATTGCTCATACTACGCAATCAATTTATAAATGGATAATGTATAGAAAATATGGGAACATAAATTAG
- a CDS encoding protein phosphatase 2C domain-containing protein: protein MAKINKICSIQGSSVENEDAVGSQNQYFWIIDGATDLYNSKEEIGYSVSEVVHILSESLSVNCKESKTLKQIFETALLEVKDEIGLNSYELTEYYRLPTFAFIFAKLSEKKLEYMMLGDCVMLVNEMEITDHRVDNLFEKGKNEIKDSIGTNSVLNKKIILQKIRKLSNQPSGYWIGSLDERFLDHAIINQIDVTSEQIVLMSDGFYEFYQNNQNKTFEELIKMRFNSSAIDPIYGKKDDASILVIDV, encoded by the coding sequence ATGGCAAAGATAAATAAAATTTGTTCGATACAAGGAAGTTCCGTAGAAAATGAGGATGCTGTAGGTTCACAAAATCAGTATTTTTGGATTATTGATGGAGCTACAGATTTATATAATTCTAAAGAGGAGATAGGTTATTCAGTCTCAGAAGTTGTACATATTTTATCAGAAAGTTTGTCGGTTAATTGTAAAGAATCAAAAACTCTTAAACAAATATTTGAAACTGCTTTACTCGAGGTTAAAGATGAAATCGGTTTAAACTCATATGAATTAACAGAGTATTATCGCTTACCAACATTTGCTTTTATATTTGCTAAACTTTCAGAAAAAAAGTTGGAGTATATGATGCTAGGTGACTGCGTCATGTTAGTAAACGAAATGGAAATAACTGATCATAGAGTAGATAACTTATTTGAAAAAGGGAAAAATGAGATAAAAGACTCAATTGGTACAAATAGTGTTTTAAATAAAAAAATTATTTTACAAAAAATCAGAAAATTATCTAATCAACCGAGTGGGTACTGGATAGGTTCGTTGGATGAGAGATTTTTAGACCATGCTATTATTAATCAAATAGATGTTACTAGTGAACAAATTGTTTTAATGAGCGATGGCTTTTATGAATTCTATCAAAATAATCAAAATAAAACTTTTGAAGAGTTAATTAAGATGAGATTTAATTCTTCTGCTATTGATCCAATCTATGGAAAGAAAGATGATGCAAGTATTCTAGTTATTGATGTTTGA
- a CDS encoding glycosyl hydrolase family 28-related protein — protein sequence MKSFQQNEVFSIRKSKVGVCSVLLAVLFIGTQSVLANEVVGETSSSKDNMQMNSLLSSTSTSLSAEPHSDTLSLDNNSSLSTDNNGGVSINQNKPDITNDTMMGNISGMEVNTILSTNLNEHVALNVKDYGAIGDGVHDDRQAIQDAIDAAAQGLGGGNVYFPEGTYLVKEIVFLKSHTHLELNEKATILNGINIKNHPSIVFMTGLFTDDGAQVEWGPTEDISYSGGTIDMNGALNEEGTKAKNLPLINSSGAFAIGNSNNVTIKNVTFKDSYQGHAIQIAGSKNVLVDNSRFLGQALPKTMKDGQIISKESIQIEPLTRKGFPYALNDDGKKSENITIQNSYFGKSDKSGELVTAIGTHYQTLSTQNPSNIKILNNHFDNMMYSGVRFTGFTDILIKGNRFDKKVKGESVHYRENGAALINAFSYKNVKDELDLNKKVVITENTFYISDPKTKAIRVAKDSAEYLGKVSDITVTKNVINNNSKETEQPNIELLRVSDNLVVSENSIFGGKEGIVIEDSKGKITVLNNQFYNLSGKYISFIKSNANGKEPVIRDSDGNFNIVTENGLYKIVTNNLSDKNEKEKNKEEKFKTSSYVHEKQSNSNNVIDSNQKNGEFNSSKDNRQMNDKIDNKQDNKTEEVNHKIVGDGRETENHINKSKEIVDVKQKLPKTGSNKIMELFLTVTGIGLLLTLKGLKYYGKDK from the coding sequence ATGAAATCTTTTCAACAAAATGAGGTTTTCTCTATTCGTAAGTCTAAGGTGGGAGTTTGCTCAGTTCTCTTAGCGGTTTTATTTATTGGAACACAAAGTGTTTTAGCTAATGAAGTAGTTGGTGAAACTTCTTCGTCTAAAGATAATATGCAAATGAACTCTTTGTTGAGTAGCACATCTACATCATTATCTGCGGAACCCCATTCTGATACTCTCAGTCTTGATAACAATTCAAGTTTAAGTACTGATAATAATGGAGGAGTGAGTATTAATCAAAATAAACCTGATATAACAAATGATACTATGATGGGTAACATCTCTGGGATGGAAGTGAATACTATTTTAAGTACTAATCTGAACGAACACGTAGCTTTGAATGTTAAAGATTATGGAGCAATAGGTGACGGGGTTCATGATGATCGACAAGCAATTCAAGATGCAATAGATGCTGCAGCTCAAGGGCTAGGTGGAGGAAATGTATATTTTCCTGAAGGAACTTATTTAGTAAAAGAAATTGTTTTTTTAAAAAGTCATACACACTTAGAATTGAATGAGAAAGCTACCATTCTAAATGGTATAAATATTAAGAATCACCCTTCTATTGTTTTTATGACAGGTTTATTTACGGATGATGGTGCGCAAGTAGAATGGGGCCCAACAGAAGATATTAGTTATTCTGGTGGTACGATTGATATGAACGGTGCTTTGAATGAAGAAGGAACTAAAGCAAAAAATCTACCACTTATAAATTCTTCAGGTGCATTTGCTATTGGGAATTCAAATAACGTAACTATAAAAAATGTAACATTCAAGGATAGTTATCAAGGGCATGCTATTCAAATTGCAGGTTCGAAAAATGTATTAGTTGATAATTCTCGTTTTCTTGGGCAAGCCTTACCCAAAACGATGAAGGATGGGCAAATCATAAGTAAGGAGAGCATTCAGATTGAACCATTAACTAGAAAAGGTTTTCCTTATGCCTTGAATGATGATGGGAAAAAATCTGAAAATATTACTATTCAAAATTCATATTTTGGTAAAAGTGATAAATCTGGAGAATTAGTAACAGCAATTGGTACACACTATCAAACATTGTCGACACAGAACCCCTCTAATATTAAAATTTTAAATAATCATTTTGATAACATGATGTATTCTGGTGTACGTTTTACAGGATTTACTGATATTTTAATTAAAGGAAATAGATTTGATAAGAAAGTAAAAGGAGAAAGTGTACATTATAGAGAAAATGGTGCAGCCTTAATAAATGCTTTTAGTTATAAAAATGTAAAAGATGAACTTGATTTAAATAAGAAAGTCGTTATTACTGAAAATACATTTTATATTTCTGATCCTAAAACAAAGGCTATTAGAGTAGCAAAAGATAGTGCAGAATATTTAGGAAAAGTATCAGATATTACTGTAACAAAAAATGTAATTAATAATAATTCTAAGGAAACAGAACAACCAAATATTGAATTATTACGAGTTAGTGATAATTTAGTAGTGTCAGAGAATAGTATATTCGGTGGTAAAGAAGGAATTGTTATTGAGGATTCAAAGGGTAAAATAACCGTTTTAAATAACCAATTTTATAATTTATCCGGTAAGTATATATCATTCATCAAATCTAATGCAAATGGGAAAGAACCTGTTATACGTGATAGCGATGGTAATTTCAATATTGTAACGGAGAATGGGCTTTACAAAATTGTAACAAATAATTTAAGTGATAAAAACGAAAAAGAAAAAAACAAAGAGGAAAAATTTAAAACAAGTTCATATGTGCATGAAAAACAATCTAATTCAAATAATGTAATTGATAGTAACCAGAAGAACGGAGAGTTTAACTCAAGTAAAGATAATAGACAAATGAATGACAAGATCGACAATAAACAAGATAATAAGACAGAAGAAGTGAACCATAAAATAGTTGGAGATGGAAGAGAAACTGAAAATCATATTAATAAATCTAAAGAAATAGTAGATGTAAAACAAAAATTACCAAAGACTGGTTCGAACAAGATTATGGAACTATTCTTAACAGTGACAGGAATTGGTTTACTTTTGACACTAAAAGGGTTGAAGTATTATGGCAAAGATAAATAA
- a CDS encoding DegT/DnrJ/EryC1/StrS family aminotransferase codes for MPNYNIPFSPPDITEAEIAEVADTLRSGWITTGPKTKELERRLSQYTQTPKTVCLNSATAALELILRVLEVGPGDEVIVPAMTYTASCSVITHVGATPVMVDIQADTFEMDYDLLEQAITEKTKVIIPVELAGIVCDYDRLFQVVEKKRDLFTASSKWQKAFNRIVIVSDSAHALGSTYKGQPAGSIADFTSFSFHAVKNFTTAEGGSATWKANPAIDDEEMYKEFQILSLHGQTKDALAKMQLGSWEYDIVTPAYKCNMTDIMASLGLVQLDRYSGLLGRRKDIVDRYDSGFAGSRIHPLAHKTETVESSRHLYITHVEGASLEERNLIIQELAKAGIASNVHYKPLPLLTAYKNLGFDMANYPKAYAFFENEITLPLHTKLSDEEVDYIIETFKTVSEKVLTSSKK; via the coding sequence ATGCCAAATTACAATATTCCATTTTCACCACCCGATATTACGGAAGCAGAAATTGCTGAAGTAGCGGATACCCTGCGTTCTGGTTGGATTACAACAGGTCCTAAGACCAAAGAACTGGAGCGTCGCTTGTCTCAATACACACAGACGCCCAAGACTGTCTGTCTTAACTCTGCGACTGCCGCGCTTGAGTTGATTTTGCGCGTCTTGGAAGTTGGACCTGGTGATGAAGTCATCGTTCCAGCCATGACCTATACAGCTTCATGTAGTGTTATCACTCACGTAGGGGCAACCCCTGTCATGGTGGATATTCAAGCAGATACGTTTGAGATGGACTATGACTTGCTTGAGCAAGCTATCACTGAAAAGACCAAGGTGATCATCCCAGTAGAGCTCGCAGGGATTGTTTGCGACTATGATCGTTTGTTCCAAGTTGTGGAGAAAAAACGTGATCTCTTTACTGCTTCAAGCAAGTGGCAAAAGGCCTTTAACCGTATTGTGATTGTTTCTGATAGTGCCCACGCTTTGGGGTCTACTTATAAAGGACAACCAGCTGGATCAATCGCGGACTTTACTTCCTTCTCATTCCACGCCGTTAAGAACTTTACAACTGCGGAGGGTGGAAGTGCCACTTGGAAAGCCAATCCAGCGATTGATGACGAAGAAATGTACAAGGAATTCCAAATCCTTTCCCTTCATGGTCAAACAAAGGATGCCCTGGCTAAGATGCAGTTAGGTTCATGGGAATACGATATCGTCACACCAGCCTACAAGTGCAATATGACTGATATCATGGCTTCCCTTGGTTTGGTACAATTGGACCGTTACTCTGGTTTGCTTGGCCGTCGTAAGGACATCGTGGACCGCTATGATAGTGGTTTTGCAGGTTCTCGTATCCATCCATTGGCACACAAGACTGAAACTGTCGAATCTTCACGTCACCTCTACATCACCCATGTAGAAGGAGCAAGCTTAGAAGAACGCAATCTCATCATCCAAGAATTGGCCAAAGCAGGAATTGCAAGTAATGTACACTACAAACCACTTCCGCTCTTGACAGCCTATAAGAATCTTGGCTTTGATATGGCGAACTATCCTAAGGCCTATGCCTTCTTTGAAAATGAAATTACGCTCCCTCTTCATACTAAACTAAGCGATGAAGAAGTGGACTATATCATTGAGACTTTCAAAACAGTTTCTGAAAAAGTGCTAACTTCATCAAAAAAATGA
- a CDS encoding sugar transferase, with protein MLKWEDLPVEMKSSEVESYYQLVSKRKGSLIFKRCLDWVLAVVLLILTSPIFLILSIWIKLDSKGPVIYKQERVTQYNRPFKIWKFRTMVTDADKKGSLVTSANDSRITKVGNFIRRVRLDELPQLINVLKGEMSFVGTRPEVPRYTEQYSPEMMATLLLPAGITSPASINYKDEDTIISQMTEKGLSVDQAYVEHVLPEKMRYNLAYLREFSFLGDIKIMFQTVFEVLK; from the coding sequence ATGCTGAAATGGGAAGACTTGCCCGTGGAAATGAAATCAAGCGAGGTTGAGTCTTACTACCAGCTTGTCTCTAAAAGGAAGGGTTCGTTGATTTTCAAGCGTTGTTTGGACTGGGTTCTAGCCGTAGTTTTGCTGATTCTGACCTCTCCTATCTTTCTCATCTTGAGCATATGGATCAAGTTGGATAGCAAGGGGCCAGTGATTTACAAGCAAGAGCGCGTGACCCAGTACAACCGTCCTTTCAAGATTTGGAAGTTTCGTACCATGGTGACGGATGCGGATAAAAAAGGGAGTCTGGTGACTTCTGCTAACGATAGCCGCATTACCAAGGTTGGCAATTTTATCCGCCGTGTCCGTTTGGATGAACTGCCTCAACTGATCAATGTTCTTAAAGGCGAGATGTCCTTTGTAGGGACGCGTCCTGAAGTTCCACGTTACACAGAGCAGTATAGCCCTGAAATGATGGCGACCTTGCTTTTACCAGCAGGGATTACCTCTCCAGCCAGCATCAACTATAAGGATGAGGATACGATCATCAGTCAAATGACGGAGAAAGGACTGTCAGTTGACCAAGCCTATGTTGAACATGTCCTCCCTGAAAAGATGCGCTATAACCTTGCCTATCTCCGAGAGTTTAGTTTCCTTGGAGACATCAAAATCATGTTTCAAACCGTGTTTGAAGTGCTAAAATAA
- a CDS encoding ABC transporter ATP-binding protein: MQNKKEQWTVLKRLMSYLKPYGLLTFLALSFLLATTVIKSVIPLVASHFIDQYLSNLNQLAVTVLLAYYGLYILQTLVQYVGNLLFARVSYSIVRDIRRDAFANMEKLGMSYFDKTPAGSIVSRLTNDTETISDMFSGILSSFISAVFIFLTTLYTMLVLDFRLTVLVLLFLPLIFLLVNLYRKKSVKIIERTRSLLSDINSKLAENIEGIRIIQAFNQEKRLQAEFDEINREHLVYANRSVALDALFLRPAMSLLKLLGYAVLMAYFGYRGLYLGITAGTMYAFIQYINRLFDPLIEVTQNFSTLQTSMVSAGRVFALIDERTYEPLQKDGQAKIQEGNIRFEHVCFSYDGKHPILDDISFSVNKGETIAFVGHTGSGKSSIINVLMRFYEFQSGRVLLDDVDIRNYSQEELRKNIGLVLQDPFLYHGTIKSNIAMYQEISDEQVQAAAAFVDADSFIQELPLGYDAPVSERGSSFSTGQRQLLAFARTVASQPKILILDEATANIDSETESLVQDSLAKMRQGRTTIAIAHRLSTIQDANCIYVLDKGRIIESGTHEELLGLGGTYHKMYSLQAGAMS; this comes from the coding sequence ATGCAGAATAAGAAAGAACAATGGACTGTATTGAAGCGCTTGATGTCTTATCTCAAGCCTTATGGACTCCTGACCTTTTTGGCCCTCAGTTTTCTCCTAGCGACGACGGTCATCAAAAGTGTCATTCCCCTTGTGGCTTCCCACTTTATTGACCAGTATCTCAGCAATCTCAACCAACTTGCTGTGACCGTTTTACTGGCCTACTATGGCCTTTATATCCTACAAACTCTGGTCCAGTATGTCGGCAATCTTCTCTTTGCGAGGGTATCCTACAGTATTGTAAGGGATATTCGTCGCGATGCCTTTGCCAATATGGAGAAGCTGGGCATGTCTTATTTTGACAAGACGCCAGCAGGCTCTATCGTCTCTCGTTTGACAAATGACACCGAGACTATCAGTGATATGTTTTCGGGGATTTTATCTAGCTTTATCTCAGCAGTTTTCATCTTTCTGACAACTCTTTATACCATGTTGGTATTGGATTTTCGTTTGACAGTATTAGTCTTGCTCTTTCTCCCCTTGATTTTCCTTTTGGTCAATCTCTATCGGAAAAAATCAGTGAAAATCATTGAGAGAACCAGAAGTCTCTTGTCAGATATCAATAGCAAGCTGGCTGAAAATATCGAAGGAATCAGAATAATCCAAGCCTTTAATCAAGAGAAACGCCTGCAGGCGGAATTTGATGAGATCAACCGAGAACACTTGGTCTACGCCAACCGTTCTGTAGCCTTGGATGCCCTCTTTTTGAGACCTGCCATGAGTTTGCTGAAACTCTTAGGTTATGCGGTCTTGATGGCTTATTTTGGCTATCGTGGACTTTATCTGGGAATAACGGCCGGGACCATGTATGCCTTTATCCAGTATATCAATCGTCTCTTTGACCCCTTGATTGAGGTGACGCAAAACTTTTCAACCCTTCAAACTTCTATGGTTTCTGCAGGTCGTGTCTTTGCCCTGATAGACGAGAGGACCTATGAACCTCTTCAGAAAGATGGGCAAGCCAAAATCCAAGAAGGCAATATACGTTTTGAACATGTGTGTTTCTCATATGATGGCAAACATCCGATTCTGGATGATATTTCCTTTTCGGTTAACAAGGGTGAGACCATTGCTTTTGTGGGGCATACAGGTTCTGGGAAATCTTCGATTATCAATGTTCTCATGCGCTTTTATGAATTCCAGTCAGGGCGAGTTCTCTTGGATGATGTGGATATCAGGAACTACAGTCAGGAAGAGTTGAGAAAAAATATCGGTCTAGTCTTGCAGGATCCCTTCCTCTATCATGGGACTATTAAGTCCAATATCGCCATGTACCAAGAGATCAGTGATGAGCAGGTCCAGGCTGCGGCAGCCTTCGTGGATGCAGATTCTTTTATTCAAGAACTTCCTTTAGGCTATGATGCACCCGTTTCCGAGCGTGGTTCGAGCTTTTCTACTGGACAGCGCCAGCTTCTTGCCTTTGCCAGAACAGTCGCCAGTCAGCCTAAAATCTTGATTTTAGATGAAGCGACAGCCAATATTGACTCTGAAACAGAAAGTCTGGTTCAAGATTCACTGGCTAAGATGAGACAGGGGCGGACAACCATTGCCATCGCCCACCGCCTTTCTACTATCCAAGACGCCAACTGCATCTATGTTTTGGACAAGGGGCGCATTATCGAGAGCGGAACCCATGAGGAACTTTTGGGATTGGGAGGAACCTATCACAAGATGTATAGTTTGCAAGCAGGGGCCATGTCCTAA